The window CAAAAGATGAATTGTCATATAAtacatgaataaaaaaaaaactacactcTGCACTCAGTCAATCAAAACCAGCTAGGTTAAGTGGTTAACTGGCCCTTCATCAAGTCTTGTGTTTTGGGAGTGTGTTCGGTTCAACAATGGaacactttttttctttaaaagttAGATATTTAGTTGTTTAAACGACACAACATCTTCCTATGGAAGCATGTCGTTGACATAATCTCTTCGCCAATGCTGTCGGTTATTCAACTCAACGACAGcttttgttgctttttcttagTTTCTTCAACAACCTtctaacctcttttttttttttttttttttttttttttttttttttttttgtgacaatAACCTTCTAACCTCTTTGTTTGGTCTTGGGATAGTATAAGATACCCAACTACCCATCAAGTCAAGTTAGCCGAACAAGGTTTTATCAACGACACATCTAAGCCCATAATCGTCAAAGCCCTTTTGGTTGGACTTGGACCcaagtacaaaaatgaaaaatctacaAGTTTTGTAGCACACTGAaacctctctctcactctctcaccaCCACCCCTTATCCTCAGCCCTCCTCTAAAAcccttctccctctctctcactctctctctagAAATGGCTTCTTCAGCTACAACAGTCTTCAGACCCATGTCAATGTCAGAGTCATCATCATGCTTAATCACTCTTCCCTCACtcttcaccaccaccacaaaaaacccatcTCGAATTCTCTCTGTCCCATCCAAACCCATCAAGCTCCACCTCTCATACTCCCACACTTCACTCTTTTCCCTcacaaacaaaacccagtttTCCTCCATAGCCACCTTTGTAGCCCAGACCTCAGACTGGGCTCAACAAGAAGAAGACAACAACACCATCACCATTAACCAACAAGGACAAGAAGAGCCCGTCTGGGAAAACCAAGAGACCGATGTTTCAGGTTTTGAAGCTGAGGGAGAGGACTCAGTTATTGAGGGTGGTGATAAAGATGGggtttttgaggagagagatgaAGAGGAAGAGTCTTCTGTGGAACCACCAGAAGATGCTAAGCTATTTGTTGGTAATTTGCCTTATGATGTTGATAGTCAGAAATTGGCTGAGCTTTTCGAGCAGGTTGGCACTGTGGAGGTAGCTGAGGTAAAGTTTATGGCtttatggtttttgtgttttttgggtattttaatGGTTTTGAGAATTATGGAAAGGTACGatatttggttgtgtttttggttttgtttatgtGGTTGTAGGTTATTTACAACAGAGATACTGATCAGAGTCGTGGGTTCGGGTTTGTGACGATGAGTACTGTTGAAGAAGCTGAGGAGGCTGTTGAGAAGTTCAGCAGCTATGTAAGTTGCTTgtacttcttttctttcttttctgtgtTGAGTAATCCATTAGTAGTTCATTTCAGTAGTGTCTAAGTTTTTATGAAGCTATGGAATTGAAAAGAGACTAGAGAAATAAAGTAGGGAAATAAAGAAATACACAATGATAAAGGATTCCAAAAATTAAGATGGGAAAATATTGgaagagaaaaaatacaaggtttGCAACCATAGGGGCAAGTAGTCATAATAGAGCAATGATGAGAACTAGGTTGAGAGTCTGATCTTTTGAGGGTGAAAGTGCTGAGTATCCTAAACTAGCTGAAAGTTATTTCTCATTGATGGAAGTGGCCAGGTTGACAAGTTCAAAgaattgaagagagagagagagaggcagtaTAACCAATGCCTATAGCTGAACTACTCTTTGTGATGCTCCTTCTAGTTTTAGGCTTTAGGTGGACATTGGTAACATCCTgtcaaataattataaaaggGATTGGTTATTTTGTCATTCCATTTGTTTGGAGTAACAGAACCTAAGATGATCTACATTGAGGTTAGTAGGCACAGCAATGCTGTCTGCCAGAATAGTGTGGAGTGTGGAAGACCAAACAGAGGTTGGATCATTGTATAGATGTATGGAATACTAAGGTTGATTGATGTGCCATTCCCAGCGTGGAAAACTCTTGATTGGggcctctccaaaaaaaaaaaaaaaaaaagaataacaattttttactcaaataaaagcaaaaacacaGTTTAACTCTTATATAATCACTTTCtcataaattcattttaaataaaagaattcaATAATCACGCAATTGTGTCAAAATTAGAACTTAAAATTGTTAGCTCAAATTGATTTTCATCCGACTTCTCTCCTTGTGGACTGAACCTTGTTATTGGTCAAGTGCCCATTGAGAAATTGGCCTCAAGAGTCAAGACTAATATAGGTGGCTTTTGTACCTGTGATAGCATTTGTAACATCATTGTCATCTTGTCTGTAAGGCTGCAGCTTGAGACAAGACTCAAGAAGAGATCTGATCTTTCCATTTATACATGCATCAGCATTTGAACTAAATTTGAGTCTTTCAGCCAACGAGTCCATTGAGCCCATCAATAGTTTTCTCCCTTTTACAACCTTCCCCCTTGCTCATCTGACCTATTTTTGATTATGTACCTCTATGGAAGTAATATCTATTCACTCTTATTGAGATGTTTAAATTGACATTTATCTAAAGATTGGCATAATGTTACTGAGTGTTCAAGTTGAAGGTGCACTTTTTGTCCTTAACAATGTGAATGAAATGTACACAGACTCTATTCTAGTATTTATATCATAAAGCTCTATCTTTGTAATCTAGTATGTGGTTATAAGAAGTAATATGCTAGAAGGGCTTTCACCCATCCATCGTAGTAGTGGAATGGATCTGTATTAAGTTTTCTCCTTTTATTGGAGTGTGGTGTGTTTATTTGTTGGCTTGCAATCGCTCAAATTTGACTAGCATGCATACAGATCAAGTATTTGTTAACATCCCAAAACCCTTCTTTGGTGCTCCTAATGTTTGTCTCATTTATTCTTGATTGCGAAAATCACTAGTGTTTTACCTTTTGGTTCTTGATGGCTACATTTTATGTGGGAGAAAGTATGGTCATTTAAGTTGTGGAAGCTATTTCCCTggaaaaaatattatcaatcaTATGGTGTACAAGGATTTTACTTAGCTGGAATTTTTCCCTTCAGAATTGCTCTAATAAATTTATGACATAAAATACCAGGTTATGCCTGCTTTTTAATATATTCatctttcctttgtttttttaattattttaattttaatctttGACTAGCCAAATGCTCTCGTGGAATAAGAACTTTCAGTAGTCAAATTAACTATAGTGTTCAAGAAGGAATCTGCATATTATTTACCAGAATTTCATtcctttgtttatttgataatatggaACCCTCAAAATGCATCCCTGTATATTTGAAGCCTACATCCCTATGAAGAGGGGGAATTCCTTCACCACCCCTTTAGAAGAGGAAAGACaatcttttcattttgtaggAAAATGATACAGACATTGAAGCATAGAAAACCTTATGCCAGCACCCACTACTTGACAGTTGTTAaattgtgggttgtgcttttttatattgtagttacctttttttaccaaatttttcTTATACTTTTTATATAGGACTTATCTAGAATGATGTGTTCTATCTAATTACATTGCACTTCCCCAATTTTTTACTGTGCTTCCTTCACATATACACACTAAAACACATACTTCCTCCAATTAACATGTCTTAAGGAATGTGTTGAGTCATCTGATGGTTTgtctatttctttctctttgaataGGATTTAGGTGGAAGGCCATTGACTGTTAACAAGGCTGCCCCTAGAGGAGCTCGGCCTGAACGCCCTCCTCGTGCATTTGAACCTGGCTTCAGAATTTATGTTGGTAACTTGCCATGGGATGTGGATAATGGTCGCCTGGAGCAGATTTTCAGCGAACATGGCAAGGTGGAACAAGCTCGGGTAGTTTTCGACAGAGAGACTGGCCGTTCACGTGGTTTTGGCTTTGTAACAATGTCAAGTGAGACTGAAATGAATGATGCCATTGCTGCTCTTGATGGACAGGTATATGCCTTTTTCCTCTTAGAACAATCAATTCTGTTTCATCCAATATGGACTCCAAAACCAGAAGTTTTATCTCATCAAATTCGCATACACCATATGGCCCATCAAGTGATTATGGTTAATAAAAGGTCATGGATATAACTCATGAGAACTTGTTGTAAAGACTCGTGTCTCTGCCATCTAATGTATTATCTCATTTGGGTGTGTGGCTGATGCAGAGTTTGGATGGGAGGGCGATAAGAGTGAATGTTGCTGAAGAAAGACCAAGGCGTACCTTCTAACTTCAGCTAATATGAAGCCAAAGATCTGCTGGGTCTGTTGTCTTTTTCGATGGTGCAATTttaatgtgaaatttttgtCAGCTAGTTTTAATTAAGAATTTGgtgttaattttgttttatatatttttttgttcaattggaAATGATACTAAAATCACTATTGACCCCATAATATTTTTGGGTAATTATCGTTTTTATCACTGTTTATTGTATTTTCCTAGAATgatatcatatttttcttttcttttcttttcttttcttttttgggatctTCACCTAGATGCAAAATGGTACTAGACTGCTTAAGCTATTGGTAACCCACAAATGATAAAAGCTTGGAGATTGGCTACTAGATCTAGTGTTTATGCTGCCTGCCTCTGGACATGCTGAATTTTCTCAGGAAAGAATGGATTCCCTTGACATTGACGAACTTTCTTATTCTAGACCATCAATGTGGCAAACTCTTCACAACGAAATCATTTAGGCCTTTTCAGTTACACCCATGTAACTAGTGATCACTCTGAGATTTAACAGTAAACCCTCGCCAAGCAAATGGCCAGTTGATAAAGACTTAAGGTACATTCACATCATGGCATAAAAGAGAAATTACGGGTTTCAGAGACACTTAAGCATCTTATGTCACAAATTAAAGGAATGAGTATCAGATTGCAATTCAAATTAACTTCCTCTTCACTGAAAATTACGAACAATTTGAAGAGATTCACCTCGCCATTGGTTTTAGAGACAAATTGCTTACTATTCTGTACAAGATTGAATATTGCAATATTATTGTTAATTGTCCAAGTATGGAAATGGCAATGGCAGCTGTGCTAAATGACTACTTCATCGCACAGATGAAAGAGATTCTGACGTGTACAAAAGAGTAAAGATCAAAGATATTATGATTGAATGAATTAACCAACAGGCTTAAGACTATTATTATATAATCACATATGAGTATTCATAAAAGATCTAAAAgcatattatatatacaaaaactCTATAGAACTTGTAgcacaacccaacccaacttcGACTATAACTACAGACCTCCAAAGTCTAGATAATTCCAGGTATGAAATTTACACTGCCCTCAGGCATTGCGCAACTGAGCATCTCGACTAGTAAGAGGCACATAACGAACAGAGGTCTCAGTTCGGACACTCACAGAACCATCCAGGCTCTTTTCAACCACCTTCAAATCTTGGAATATGCTTCCAACAGGAATAACCATTCTTCCTCCAGGCTTCAGCTGGTCAATAAGTGCCTGTGGGATTTCTGGTGCTGCTGCCCCAACATGAATAGCGTCATAAGGTGCATGCTCTGGCCAACCTTGCCTTCCATCTGTCATTTGGATATCAAATCAACATTCAACAAGAATACGTACCAAGCTGattaatatttcatattttcaCCACTAACACATTTTAAGTAAATCAGGAACCATGCAAAATAGAAGCATTTTGGCAAGCAGCTTTCATTCAATGTCTCAATATAACCAAATGCACCATAggccaacaaaaaaataatcagAGGGAGCCTAcactaaattaaattgaatacaattatgcttttttttttgttggggggggggtgggggggaggggggaggagaagaaaagagaagggCAAGATCCACCTagatcattatcatcatcaaatttCCCCAAAAATGATATTCGCAAATAGACCTAAATCATTTGAAACATGGTCCATGTAAGGGCATATTCTTATTGTATTATCACTTTATGACATTCTTATGCCAACTAGATTATTAGTATATTCTCTTCCTACATACATTATCTAAATCTCAAACTATGTGGGTTCTCAAATACATACCGCCAACATGCACTGCAAGGGAACCTTCTTTTAATAATGGAGCAGCAGCACTTTTCTGAATATTCTGGATTGACGAAGAAACCAACTCAGGAATATGTTCCACGCCAACTACACAACCCTGTGGTCCAACCATTAATGCAAAACAAGCTGTCAAATACCCAGTTCCTGCACACACAAAATGATGGTAAAGGTTAAAATAAAAGAGCAATATGAAATCTCCAAACTGCAGTTAATTTAAGAAGGAAACTGCATAAGATTACACAGTTGGCTCAGATAATGGcataaaaaaatcacttaaaacatatatatatatatatatatattattaatagatTATCTAGATAATATATGATTATGGGAAACCATGATTATATAACAACTGAAATTATGAAGTGATAAATTGGCACTTCGCTTTTCTTTACCTTTTTGTTCTGTAATTAAGGGAAAAGCAGGGGTGAGGGAGAAATGCAATCAGCTGCAGCCTCTACTTCTTattcttgaagaagaagatggagttAAAAGTAAAGACATAGTAAAACTAACTTAACCACAAACTGTCTACATGTCACATCATGCAGGTAAACCAAGCATATTTTCATCTGTCCATTTTATTTCAGAGAATCCCAAAGTTCTCAAATGGTTGTGCGATATTACAAAGAGACAATTCCTCATGAGATGTAAGGAAAGGATAGCAAATCAATATTAGTACGAAAACACAATAGATGGTGTAAGAAGAGCACCTGAACCAACATCCAAAGCATGCATGCCAGGCTGCAAATTCTCCTCCAACAATTGAAGGCAAGTGGCGTGCATATGAGGGGCAGAAATAGTAGCATTATATCCTATAGGCATGGGACTGTCATAATAGGGAGCATTCCCATCAGGTACAAACAAAGCCCTATCAACTTTCTCCATTACTTCAGCTACCTTCTTCGATCTGACCACACCATAAGTCTGCAAGTTCTCCACCATTGCTTTGTTCTTATTAATGCCACTTCCACTCCAGAATCGCTGAACATTAGCCCCAACcgcaaaaaataaagtaaaaaataaaaagcttcagTTGAATAATTCCTTTTGAATCAAactaaaagagaaaattgaagcCCATTTCTTAGAATGCACACAGAAACCAGAcagcaaaataaattataccaaATGGAGCAAACTTTAAAAGCCTACTACATACAATACCTGTAAATACCACTTCTATTAATACACAAATATTCATAAGCAACTTTACCAATGTggcacacacacatatttgcATCAACCCCGGATGGCAAACTTGAACTCAATCTCATTGACATATATACCTTGTCAAGTTGCATAGCCTCCACAGCAGTGGCAGCTATGGGAAGAGTTTGTGTGTCCAAGGCTTTGGGACATGTATACAGTTGGATATCATCATTATAGAGGGTGCAATGAAACCTAATAAAAATGGTCAGTACAACATAACATGTCCACACTACTCGGTAGAAATTTACCTGTAAATACACAAATCAGACAGTCCCAACAGAACCATATATACCAATCATCTCAAGGAACACTTCTTTTACACCAATAAATGGAAAATACGAACCCCATATAATTAATAACCAGAAATACAGTTGAGAACCTGATGTATTCAGAAAGCACTAATTTTTGCAGAATACCCAAATGAATCAAATGCTAGCatgaatggggaaaaaaaaaaaatctcaaggaTGCACTAATTTAGTTTGTACTCTTGGACTCAACTAACATATAATTTTTGCAGAAAAAAGCACCCAAAAAACAAGGCCTGAATGCGTTTTTGACTCCAAAATTTGGTCCCAAACTTGATCTTCATTCTCCAATTTAAAACATCATTGTTTCCCAAAAGAATTCTTAAATATATCAATGGAActgacaaaattaaaaaattttgcgaaaaaattgcaattttttacaATATGAAGATGCAGATTGTATTTCAAACAAGGGAAAACACCACaagataaataaatttcttaattactttttttgttgtgttttcaaaaattgaCACATTAGTTTCCAAGGtctatgtagtaaaatttgtatatctctagcattactcaatctgaaatgaaaatgataaaaccacaaccaattttacaacaaaaatctttaaaaaatttaggaagCACAGACACTTTATTTAGGGTGTTGTACCTGCGTCATACCGTTTCATACTGCGCagttttatgttataatttttcaaaaatttctcaTGTCGCGCACTGTGTCGTACCCGTATCGTGTATCCGTGTCAGTGTCGGTGCTTCTTAGAAAAACTTATATATcaatgaatgtgattgatgTCAtaacaacaacataataaataattttttttgttatgcttTGAACAATTGGACactatatagtaaaatttgtagaatCCATAGCATCActaaaatccaaaagaaaacagctaaaaactaaaactatTATCAATTGGCTTATACAAACCAAAGTGTAAATGAATGCGATTAACACCATCCACAACACAACAAATTAACTTTCATGTAAAATTTGCTATATTTATAGCATTATTCAATCGCAAACGCTAAGACAACCACCAattctaataaattttaatcaaaatgTTCGCGCAGGTTAAAATTTTCTCATGGCTTTCTCAGAAACCAAACaatacaatcaaacaaaaaaactgttcatagagagagagagagagtacctcCATggggaagaagaaagagttgCCCGTGAGGAAATTAGGGTTTGGGaagtgaggagagagagagtgatgaaGAGTTTTGGTAGCGCGTGATAAGAacagagaaggagagagagagcaataacTGTAACAGCGATTTTGGGATTGgggaagaaggagaagaagagtggTGAAGTTTAAGCGTTTTAGAGGAGAAGGTGGGTGCCCACGATAGCGGCAACCATACGCTAACGATGCTTTTGCCTTTGGAGATTGAACAAATAcattcatattttctctctcctctctctctctctctctctcatattttctctctcctctctctctctctctctctctctctctctctctctctagcaatttctaaaatccaaattctccCACATGGTTGCCACCTATGCCCACTCAAATACTCTCGACTCGACATGTGTCATGCGCCGTCTTTTTTGCGATAATTCCATTGAGGAATGTTATATCTACAAATTatcttacaacatttttttacaaactattgatgtaaCAAATTCATGCTAGTTCTAATCTAGACTTATcactaatattacttttttacttattaataaataatcaCTCACTATATTAGTAATTTACTGGCCTCTAAGCAAGTGTAACGCGTGTGCTCAgaagtttttcaatttttttgagtaaaagttAGAAATAAGTTGGGTATctattatagaaaagaaaagattaaaaaaataaaaaagctaaaggttaggaaataaaaagatgaacataaaggaaaaaaattctaaattttagaagttctcttttttattttaaaatgaaatttgttatttgacatttataatCCTATTTCTAAAAGAAGTTACCCTTCATTAACAAGGATATTTTTTGAatcatataaaattttagtttaaagaggggaatcctcttatatatagtatagatatatCATTACACGTGCTTCGCACGTGCAGTgaggctcttttttattttgagtttaatgtaaATTTGATGTGATATTTTCTATTGTTAGTGAGGTTACACGTGAAGGAGTTTTTAAGAagttaaaatttaggattttgaaaatgtGTAAACTGCTAGGTCTAGTGCATGCTagtttttagggaaaaaaagtttatcagctagtttttttttttttttattgaattacaattttgaccctattttttattttttaggaataagGATTTTCTTATTAGATTAGGGGCATTGTtgacatttttcaaaactataattaactttttgaatcctcttaatatatataatatatatagccTCACCACACGTGCAAAGCGCGTGCGATGAGGCTTTCTTTttttagtggtcctattttgtagaaaaaaactgttattttatatatatatatatatatatatataatttttgttttgaaaatataatttataagtagataaagtaatttgaaaattaacaggAAAGTGGTCCTATTTGTTAGGAAATGTTTTGGTGGgagttagagttgcatttttaccaGATTGTCCTGTAGTTttatctctacttaaacataggagtataaaagtatttttgagctaaaaaaatg of the Quercus robur chromosome 10, dhQueRobu3.1, whole genome shotgun sequence genome contains:
- the LOC126703554 gene encoding protein-L-isoaspartate O-methyltransferase 1-like, producing MNVFVQSPKAKASLAYGCRYRGHPPSPLKRLNFTTLLLLLPQSQNRCYSYCSLSPSLFLSRATKTLHHSLSPHFPNPNFLTGNSFFFPMERFWSGSGINKNKAMVENLQTYGVVRSKKVAEVMEKVDRALFVPDGNAPYYDSPMPIGYNATISAPHMHATCLQLLEENLQPGMHALDVGSGTGYLTACFALMVGPQGCVVGVEHIPELVSSSIQNIQKSAAAPLLKEGSLAVHVGDGRQGWPEHAPYDAIHVGAAAPEIPQALIDQLKPGGRMVIPVGSIFQDLKVVEKSLDGSVSVRTETSVRYVPLTSRDAQLRNA
- the LOC126703553 gene encoding 28 kDa ribonucleoprotein, chloroplastic-like — protein: MASSATTVFRPMSMSESSSCLITLPSLFTTTTKNPSRILSVPSKPIKLHLSYSHTSLFSLTNKTQFSSIATFVAQTSDWAQQEEDNNTITINQQGQEEPVWENQETDVSGFEAEGEDSVIEGGDKDGVFEERDEEEESSVEPPEDAKLFVGNLPYDVDSQKLAELFEQVGTVEVAEVIYNRDTDQSRGFGFVTMSTVEEAEEAVEKFSSYDLGGRPLTVNKAAPRGARPERPPRAFEPGFRIYVGNLPWDVDNGRLEQIFSEHGKVEQARVVFDRETGRSRGFGFVTMSSETEMNDAIAALDGQSLDGRAIRVNVAEERPRRTF